One window of the Dehalococcoidia bacterium genome contains the following:
- a CDS encoding Ig-like domain-containing protein, which produces MLVFAPLASYAEGPAAGAVFVPFAALEAEVSGAAGAEQLATPSVTIVAPSAGSTVRGMFQVRATGSGIASATVRVDNGAPVAMRFDRASDGWVASLDSRAYPNGRHALTVVAEGRRRGTVQATVADIQFDNPLPAPASSSGSASAVPTATPSAPRSESTESMPAGSALETGVVVSVFKDALAPGWENWSWGGTARFDTAAPVYHGSRAVSFLNFAGYAGLSLHRSSPVDVSRATHLRFAVRAGARDQHFRVGLLDGAGNQLPRMPNLVDFGGDPIPDGWRLYQIPLTAFGAPVQQVTRVFLQEISGRAQTAVYVDEIAFVSTTIPVVNPTPTFASAPVPWTPSPGPKLYGVNLTGAEYTPSSLPGVLGRDYVYPYSGVRTSLYPGGYQGAAYFAAKGLRLLRVPVRWERLQPV; this is translated from the coding sequence GTGCTCGTCTTCGCGCCGCTGGCAAGCTATGCTGAAGGCCCGGCCGCTGGGGCTGTCTTTGTGCCGTTCGCCGCGCTCGAGGCAGAGGTGAGCGGCGCCGCTGGTGCCGAGCAGCTGGCAACCCCCTCGGTGACGATCGTTGCTCCGAGCGCTGGCAGCACCGTGCGCGGCATGTTTCAGGTGCGCGCGACTGGGAGCGGGATCGCGAGCGCTACTGTCCGAGTAGACAACGGCGCTCCGGTCGCGATGCGGTTCGATCGCGCATCCGACGGCTGGGTTGCTTCGCTCGATAGCCGCGCCTATCCCAATGGGCGGCACGCGCTGACGGTGGTGGCCGAAGGGCGCCGACGCGGCACCGTGCAGGCGACCGTCGCTGACATTCAGTTCGACAATCCTCTCCCTGCGCCGGCGTCGTCCTCGGGCAGCGCCTCAGCCGTGCCGACTGCCACCCCGAGCGCGCCTCGGAGTGAGAGCACCGAGTCGATGCCGGCTGGCTCCGCGCTTGAAACCGGGGTCGTCGTGAGCGTGTTCAAGGATGCGCTCGCGCCCGGCTGGGAGAACTGGTCGTGGGGCGGAACCGCTCGCTTCGACACTGCCGCCCCAGTCTATCATGGCAGCCGGGCAGTGAGCTTTCTCAACTTTGCCGGCTATGCCGGCCTCAGCCTCCACCGCTCCTCTCCCGTCGACGTCTCGAGAGCGACTCACCTCCGCTTCGCCGTGCGTGCCGGCGCGCGTGACCAGCATTTTCGGGTTGGCCTGCTCGACGGGGCAGGCAATCAGCTACCGAGGATGCCAAACCTCGTCGACTTTGGGGGTGACCCTATTCCCGATGGCTGGCGGCTCTATCAGATCCCGCTTACTGCCTTTGGGGCGCCTGTCCAGCAGGTGACGCGCGTCTTCCTGCAGGAGATAAGCGGCCGGGCGCAGACAGCGGTCTATGTGGATGAGATCGCCTTCGTCTCCACCACTATCCCCGTCGTCAACCCGACCCCGACGTTCGCCTCGGCGCCGGTCCCTTGGACCCCCTCGCCCGGTCCGAAGCTGTACGGGGTGAATCTGACAGGGGCGGAGTATACGCCGTCGTCGCTGCCGGGGGTGCTGGGACGGGACTATGTCTATCCGTACTCGGGGGTGCGGACGAGCCTGTATCCCGGGGGATATCAGGGGGCGGCGTACTTTGCGGCGAAGGGGCTGCGGCTGCTGCGGGTGCCGGTGCGGTGGGAGCGGCTGCAGCCGGTG
- a CDS encoding glycoside hydrolase family 5 protein, which produces AFGPLSAVDVAELRRVLDDAASRQQQVIVELHNFGAYYGRKLTVADGAQFADVWAKLAGALVGHPGLYGYELMNEPGDLPGGSATWKVLAQAGVEGVRRVDRQAWVLVPGYHWQKANTWREYNEELLVEDPVGKVLYAAHVYFDGEAPGFHRYGYEAGGAYPEIGVERVRPFVEWLRAHGVLGIITEYGVVDRDERWLTVLDNFLRVVDSEERVVGAVAWAAGPLWGTPRELGLDPLNGRDQPQMQVIARYAGGTVQPGVRRSAISPREEPAAATAVGRAIAAACQAIGQPHEQCLVRRVLLTGWSWLSDRVKTFSSPSRADG; this is translated from the coding sequence GCGTTTGGGCCGCTGTCGGCGGTAGATGTGGCGGAGCTGCGGCGGGTGCTGGATGATGCGGCGAGCCGGCAGCAGCAGGTGATTGTGGAGCTGCACAACTTTGGGGCCTATTATGGGCGGAAGCTGACGGTGGCGGATGGGGCGCAGTTTGCGGATGTGTGGGCGAAGCTGGCGGGGGCGTTGGTGGGGCATCCGGGGCTGTATGGGTATGAGCTGATGAACGAGCCGGGGGACCTGCCGGGGGGAAGCGCGACGTGGAAGGTGCTGGCGCAGGCGGGGGTGGAGGGGGTGCGGCGGGTGGACCGGCAGGCGTGGGTGCTGGTGCCGGGGTATCACTGGCAGAAGGCGAACACGTGGCGGGAGTACAACGAGGAGCTGCTGGTGGAAGACCCGGTGGGGAAGGTGCTGTATGCGGCGCATGTGTATTTTGACGGGGAGGCGCCGGGGTTTCACCGGTATGGGTATGAGGCGGGGGGGGCGTATCCGGAGATAGGGGTGGAGCGGGTGCGGCCGTTTGTGGAGTGGCTGCGGGCGCATGGGGTGCTGGGGATAATCACGGAGTATGGGGTGGTGGACCGGGATGAGCGGTGGCTGACGGTGCTGGACAATTTTCTGCGGGTGGTGGATAGCGAGGAGCGGGTGGTGGGGGCGGTGGCGTGGGCGGCGGGGCCGTTGTGGGGGACGCCGCGGGAGCTGGGGCTGGACCCGCTGAATGGGCGCGACCAGCCCCAAATGCAGGTGATCGCCCGCTATGCCGGCGGCACCGTCCAGCCCGGGGTGCGCCGCTCGGCCATCTCGCCGCGGGAGGAGCCGGCTGCTGCCACGGCGGTCGGGCGAGCGATCGCGGCTGCCTGTCAGGCGATTGGCCAGCCGCATGAGCAGTGCCTAGTCCGGCGAGTGTTGCTGACCGGGTGGAGCTGGCTGAGCGATCGGGTGAAGACCTTCTCGTCCCCTTCGCGTGCGGACGGCTAG
- a CDS encoding MATE family efflux transporter: protein MSSAPRTVVARTRAAFSSTANRAVLRTAFSMVGTTAITSLLGFAFWTVAARSFLPAEVGIAATAVSAMTLLANIGMVGLGTMLIAELPRQPGREPALIASAAVAAGIVAFALGSLAGAAAGVFVADLQMLATSLPLNLLFSLGVAVTAMTLVLDQAFLGLLLGSVQVWRNTIFSLAKLLFVPLAGSLLPGANGMTIYALWLAGNLVSVGYVAAVLVRRFPSARLLAWPSLGWVWRSRSGAFDHNTLNLSLQLWYYLLPLVATALISAEAAAYFYIAIMIANFVSMPPFALTMGIFAVGARTPQLIGQRTRFTIPLAAALGGAANLVLLVAAEPLLTLFGPGYADGALPSLRILALGVFPLIVKDHYVAICRVEGRVREAARVMVIGGAGEIALAALGALLAGLPGVALGWLSAVTLEAIFTAPIVLRAVTQARSAPQPTA, encoded by the coding sequence ATGAGCAGCGCGCCGCGAACGGTCGTCGCGCGGACGCGCGCCGCCTTCAGTTCGACTGCCAATCGCGCGGTTCTCCGCACTGCTTTCTCGATGGTCGGCACGACCGCCATCACCTCGCTCCTCGGCTTCGCCTTCTGGACGGTTGCGGCGCGATCGTTCCTACCGGCGGAGGTCGGGATTGCCGCAACGGCCGTCTCTGCGATGACCCTCCTCGCGAACATCGGCATGGTCGGGCTGGGAACGATGCTGATCGCCGAACTGCCGCGCCAGCCCGGCCGGGAACCGGCGCTCATCGCGAGCGCCGCTGTTGCTGCCGGCATTGTCGCGTTCGCGCTCGGGTCGCTCGCCGGCGCAGCCGCCGGCGTTTTCGTCGCAGACCTGCAGATGCTCGCGACGAGCCTTCCCCTCAATCTGCTGTTCAGCCTGGGCGTGGCAGTGACGGCGATGACGCTGGTGCTCGATCAAGCCTTTCTTGGGCTTCTCCTCGGCTCGGTGCAGGTGTGGCGCAACACCATTTTCAGCCTTGCCAAACTGCTCTTCGTTCCGCTTGCCGGCAGCCTCCTGCCCGGGGCAAACGGCATGACGATCTACGCCCTCTGGCTGGCAGGCAATCTGGTATCGGTCGGGTATGTCGCGGCTGTGCTCGTCCGCCGCTTCCCCTCCGCGCGGCTCCTCGCCTGGCCCTCGCTCGGCTGGGTTTGGCGATCCCGCAGCGGCGCATTCGACCACAATACCCTCAATCTGTCGCTGCAGCTGTGGTATTACCTGCTTCCCTTAGTCGCAACGGCGCTCATCTCCGCGGAAGCCGCCGCGTACTTCTACATCGCGATCATGATCGCGAACTTCGTCAGCATGCCGCCGTTTGCGCTCACAATGGGGATTTTTGCCGTCGGGGCACGGACCCCCCAGCTGATCGGGCAGCGCACGCGCTTTACCATCCCCCTCGCCGCCGCGCTCGGAGGAGCAGCGAACCTCGTCCTCCTCGTTGCCGCTGAGCCGCTGCTCACCCTCTTCGGTCCGGGCTATGCCGATGGCGCGCTGCCGAGCCTCCGCATTCTCGCTCTTGGGGTCTTTCCGCTCATCGTCAAAGACCACTATGTCGCCATTTGCCGGGTCGAAGGACGGGTGCGAGAAGCAGCGCGGGTGATGGTCATCGGCGGGGCCGGCGAGATCGCGCTCGCGGCCCTCGGCGCGCTCCTAGCTGGCCTGCCGGGAGTAGCGCTTGGCTGGCTGAGTGCGGTCACCCTCGAAGCGATTTTCACCGCGCCGATTGTCCTTCGCGCCGTCACGCAGGCGCGGAGCGCACCCCAGCCGACCGCCTAG
- a CDS encoding DUF1616 domain-containing protein has protein sequence MASLWGTLGILAALLLLIGRGIPVVAALATLTALAALAALLGLAAFPPTLFEWWERFAASLALVFVALILGGLLLSAAGFPLDGLMWLGLIALMLMLIWLTTVQAPPPGPQAAAGPRVARQRPKSSRIWLIAGIALIQATLAAGLGVAGALTAPQTTFTQLSLSRPPFAGEVVVSLANHEGAAETYRVDVLIDGRVAARWSPVPLENGARWTGRVLLPDAWQAVTAQVYRPPNATTPYRQTVLWNREPA, from the coding sequence GTGGCTAGTCTCTGGGGTACGCTCGGCATCCTCGCAGCGCTCCTCCTGCTGATCGGGCGCGGCATCCCCGTCGTCGCCGCCCTTGCCACGCTCACTGCGCTTGCTGCGCTCGCTGCCCTGCTCGGTCTCGCTGCCTTCCCGCCGACCCTGTTCGAGTGGTGGGAGCGCTTCGCTGCCTCGCTCGCCCTCGTCTTCGTCGCGCTCATCCTCGGCGGGCTTCTCCTCTCGGCAGCAGGGTTCCCTCTTGATGGGCTGATGTGGCTCGGTCTAATAGCGCTCATGCTCATGCTGATATGGCTGACCACTGTGCAGGCGCCACCACCAGGACCCCAAGCAGCAGCCGGTCCTCGCGTCGCACGGCAGCGACCAAAAAGCTCGCGGATATGGCTGATCGCGGGGATCGCGCTCATCCAGGCAACCTTGGCAGCCGGTCTCGGCGTTGCGGGCGCGCTCACTGCACCCCAAACAACCTTCACGCAGCTGTCCTTGAGCCGCCCTCCTTTTGCGGGCGAGGTTGTCGTTAGTCTCGCGAACCACGAGGGCGCAGCCGAAACCTACCGTGTTGACGTGCTGATCGACGGCCGAGTAGCAGCACGGTGGTCGCCGGTACCCCTCGAAAACGGCGCACGCTGGACCGGCCGCGTTCTGCTTCCCGACGCTTGGCAGGCAGTGACTGCTCAGGTCTACCGGCCGCCCAACGCGACCACGCCATATCGGCAGACGGTGCTCTGGAACCGGGAGCCGGCATGA
- a CDS encoding glycosyltransferase family 4 protein, with protein MRILMLAQFYPPVIGGEERHVRALAQGLAARGHEVVVATTALTEGAASERDGAVRVERLRGTVHRLPRLFSDERRHAPPAPDPEMTRALRRLVGEFRPQVVHAHNWMVHSYVPLKRRDGPPLVLSLHDYSLICAKKRLMYRGQPCHGPALRKCLGCAAEHYGPLKGAVTTLALRLALPVEARCVDLFLPVSRAVAASSRLAEQRLPFEVVPNFVPDDVARVDDPHSDYLSRLPSSPYLLYVGDLSDDKGVNGLLTAYAQLESPPPLVLIGRRTPTLTAPIPPGAVIEESWPHGAVMAARRNALLAVVPSIWPDPCPTTALEAMACGQAVVASATGGLTDIVVDGETGLLVPPADPAALRDALRRLLHDPALREQLGRAGLRRVRSFQAGTVVPRVEAIYRRLCQETGQSSATASREEEWSE; from the coding sequence ATGCGTATCCTGATGCTCGCCCAGTTCTACCCTCCGGTCATCGGTGGTGAAGAGCGTCACGTCCGCGCGCTGGCGCAGGGGCTTGCGGCGCGCGGCCATGAGGTGGTCGTCGCCACGACGGCGCTGACAGAAGGCGCTGCCTCCGAGCGGGATGGAGCCGTTCGGGTCGAGCGGCTGCGCGGAACGGTGCATCGGCTTCCGCGTCTTTTCTCAGACGAGCGCCGTCACGCTCCTCCCGCTCCTGACCCCGAGATGACGCGCGCCTTGCGCCGGCTCGTCGGCGAATTTCGCCCTCAGGTCGTTCACGCCCATAACTGGATGGTCCATTCGTACGTGCCGCTCAAGCGCCGCGACGGCCCGCCGCTGGTGCTGAGCCTGCACGACTACAGCTTGATCTGCGCCAAGAAGCGGCTGATGTACCGCGGCCAGCCGTGCCACGGCCCCGCGCTGCGGAAATGCCTTGGCTGCGCCGCCGAGCATTACGGCCCCCTCAAGGGCGCCGTGACGACACTCGCGCTCCGGCTCGCGCTGCCAGTAGAGGCGCGCTGCGTCGATCTCTTCCTGCCCGTAAGCAGGGCTGTGGCCGCCAGCAGCCGCCTCGCCGAACAACGGCTACCGTTCGAGGTGGTGCCCAACTTCGTCCCAGACGACGTCGCGCGCGTCGATGATCCGCATTCTGACTATCTCAGCCGCTTACCATCGTCTCCCTATTTGCTGTATGTTGGCGACCTGAGCGACGACAAAGGGGTAAACGGATTGCTCACTGCCTATGCTCAGCTTGAATCCCCGCCGCCGCTCGTCTTGATCGGCCGCCGGACGCCGACACTGACCGCGCCGATCCCGCCAGGGGCGGTGATTGAGGAGTCGTGGCCGCACGGAGCGGTGATGGCAGCGCGCCGCAATGCGCTTCTCGCCGTCGTCCCCTCCATCTGGCCCGACCCCTGTCCCACCACCGCCCTTGAAGCGATGGCCTGCGGCCAAGCGGTCGTCGCTTCGGCAACGGGCGGCTTGACTGATATCGTCGTCGACGGCGAGACCGGTCTCCTTGTTCCTCCTGCCGACCCTGCCGCGCTGCGCGACGCGCTGCGCCGCCTGCTTCACGACCCAGCGCTGCGCGAGCAGCTCGGACGCGCGGGATTGCGCCGCGTTCGTTCCTTTCAAGCGGGGACAGTGGTGCCGCGGGTCGAGGCAATCTACCGCCGACTTTGCCAAGAGACCGGACAGTCGAGCGCCACCGCGAGCCGGGAAGAGGAGTGGTCCGAGTAG
- a CDS encoding glycosyltransferase family 4 protein, with the protein MSTSSNTTSRRRVVMAAARYLPLMGGIETHVHEVGTRLARRGWEVTVLTSLPPGNGPAEEEREGLRIVRLPIRAFANSDFYVVPDIARRIAAGGWDLVHVQGCHTAVPPFAMLGAQRGGLPYVVTFHTGGHSQAWRNRIRALQWWLLRPLFAGARKLIGVSRFEATFFQRLLRLPAAQFTVIPNGGLLPPPPGRPPFDDDGLIIASVGRLERYKGHHRVIAALPAMLRCQPNARVWVVGAGPYEGALRALAEREGVADRVRIFAVPPADRAAMSAVYARADVVALLSDYEAHPVAVMEALALRRPVVVMRTSGLAEIAEEGLAGAVDRRSSPEEIAETLLAQVGKPPPPYELPTWDRCVQQLELVYFEALAAR; encoded by the coding sequence TTGAGCACCTCATCTAACACGACCTCCCGTCGGCGGGTCGTGATGGCAGCAGCACGCTACCTTCCGCTCATGGGGGGAATCGAGACCCACGTTCACGAAGTGGGCACCCGCCTCGCCCGCCGCGGCTGGGAGGTGACCGTCCTTACCTCCCTTCCGCCTGGCAATGGTCCGGCTGAGGAGGAGCGCGAAGGGCTGCGGATCGTTCGGCTTCCCATCCGCGCTTTCGCCAACTCCGATTTCTATGTGGTGCCCGACATCGCGCGCCGGATCGCCGCTGGCGGCTGGGATCTCGTTCATGTCCAAGGCTGCCACACCGCCGTTCCTCCGTTCGCGATGCTCGGCGCGCAGCGAGGCGGGCTGCCGTATGTTGTCACCTTCCACACCGGCGGCCACTCCCAAGCGTGGCGCAATCGAATCCGCGCCCTGCAATGGTGGCTCCTCCGTCCGCTCTTTGCCGGTGCGCGCAAGCTGATTGGCGTCTCCCGCTTCGAGGCGACCTTCTTTCAGCGCCTGCTGCGGCTTCCTGCCGCGCAGTTCACCGTCATCCCGAACGGCGGTCTCCTGCCGCCGCCGCCAGGCCGTCCTCCTTTCGACGATGATGGGCTCATCATCGCCTCCGTCGGCCGGCTTGAGCGCTACAAGGGGCATCATCGCGTAATCGCCGCCCTGCCGGCCATGCTCCGCTGCCAGCCGAATGCGCGGGTCTGGGTCGTCGGCGCCGGACCCTACGAAGGGGCGCTGCGCGCGCTCGCCGAGCGGGAGGGCGTGGCGGACCGGGTGCGTATCTTCGCGGTGCCGCCAGCCGACCGCGCCGCAATGAGTGCCGTCTATGCTCGAGCCGACGTGGTCGCCCTGCTGAGCGACTATGAAGCGCATCCGGTCGCCGTGATGGAGGCCTTAGCGCTCCGGCGCCCCGTGGTGGTGATGCGGACGTCGGGTCTCGCCGAGATCGCCGAGGAAGGCTTGGCCGGGGCAGTCGACCGGCGCAGCTCGCCGGAGGAGATCGCGGAGACGCTGCTTGCGCAAGTCGGCAAGCCTCCTCCTCCCTACGAGCTGCCGACTTGGGACCGCTGCGTTCAGCAGCTTGAGCTGGTCTATTTCGAGGCGTTGGCAGCGCGCTGA
- a CDS encoding glycosyltransferase, whose amino-acid sequence MTALTPAEGSGFAVVICTYTEQRRDLLLAALASVQAQTLPPDEIVVVADGNERLFARLQAIVDGARVIRNPGPPGLSGARNAGVAATTAPLVAFLDDDAVAEPTWLERLAAAYAADARIIGVGGAVAPRWLGQPPSWLPAEFLWTIGCSYRGLPTASCPVRNVIGANMSFRRWAILAVGGFNHAIGQIGPSMQRGDDTELCIRLTQRLPRATILYEPSALIRHAVPPERTTMQYFLRRCYTEGLAKAHLARLVGAQSALAEERRYALVTVPRAIVRELVSGRAEGVQRAAAIGLGLVVTALGYLQGRIEHLI is encoded by the coding sequence GTGACCGCCCTGACCCCTGCCGAGGGGAGCGGTTTCGCTGTCGTTATCTGCACCTACACCGAACAGCGCCGAGATCTGCTCCTCGCCGCTCTCGCCTCCGTCCAAGCGCAGACGCTGCCGCCCGATGAAATCGTCGTCGTTGCCGACGGCAATGAGCGACTGTTCGCGCGTCTTCAAGCGATCGTCGACGGCGCCCGCGTGATCCGCAATCCCGGTCCTCCCGGCCTCTCTGGCGCCCGCAACGCCGGAGTTGCCGCCACCACCGCTCCGCTCGTCGCGTTTCTCGACGATGACGCTGTCGCCGAGCCGACGTGGCTTGAGCGCTTGGCAGCTGCCTACGCTGCCGATGCGCGCATCATCGGCGTCGGCGGCGCAGTCGCGCCCCGCTGGCTCGGCCAGCCGCCCTCGTGGCTGCCGGCGGAATTTCTGTGGACCATCGGCTGCAGCTACCGCGGGCTGCCAACCGCAAGCTGTCCTGTTCGGAACGTCATCGGCGCGAACATGTCGTTTCGGCGCTGGGCAATTCTCGCTGTCGGCGGCTTCAACCACGCTATCGGTCAGATTGGCCCCAGTATGCAGCGTGGCGACGACACCGAGCTCTGTATCCGCTTGACGCAGCGTCTTCCTCGCGCGACGATTCTCTACGAACCATCAGCACTGATTCGCCACGCTGTTCCACCCGAGCGGACAACGATGCAGTATTTCCTCCGGCGCTGTTATACCGAAGGACTGGCGAAAGCGCACCTCGCCCGGCTCGTGGGCGCACAGTCTGCGCTCGCGGAGGAGCGCCGCTACGCGCTCGTCACCGTGCCGCGCGCCATCGTGCGCGAGCTTGTGAGCGGGCGGGCTGAGGGAGTGCAGCGCGCCGCTGCGATCGGCCTCGGTCTTGTCGTCACGGCGCTCGGATATCTTCAGGGGAGGATTGAGCACCTCATCTAA
- a CDS encoding glycosyltransferase family 2 protein, whose translation MNRPTVSVIIPALNEAENLPYVLRDIPTEEVDEVILVDGHSTDDTVAVARAIMPDIRVIEQPGKGKGDALRAGFEAATGDIVVAIDADGSTDPREIPVFVGALLAGADYVKGSRFLQGGGTADMPLYRQQGNWGLTMLVRLLFGGKYTDLCYGYNAFWRRVLPLLALDADGFEIETLMNIRALRAGLKVAEVPSFEAPRIHGEGRLRAFPDGWRVLKTILRERFCPTVDVRRVDRVFGKRERALLAQACEAAADPGTTLAESRASSPLKPAAPVTRPAA comes from the coding sequence ATGAACCGACCAACCGTCTCTGTCATCATCCCTGCGCTCAACGAGGCAGAGAACCTCCCCTACGTCCTCCGCGATATTCCGACCGAGGAGGTCGACGAAGTCATCCTCGTTGACGGTCACTCCACCGACGATACCGTCGCGGTGGCGCGAGCGATCATGCCAGATATTCGGGTGATCGAGCAGCCCGGCAAGGGGAAGGGTGACGCTCTCCGCGCTGGATTCGAAGCCGCAACTGGCGATATTGTCGTCGCGATCGACGCGGACGGCTCGACTGACCCGCGTGAAATCCCAGTGTTCGTCGGCGCGCTGCTGGCCGGCGCGGACTATGTCAAAGGGTCGCGGTTTCTCCAAGGGGGCGGCACGGCCGACATGCCGCTCTATCGCCAGCAGGGCAATTGGGGCCTGACGATGCTCGTCCGGCTGCTGTTCGGCGGAAAGTATACCGACCTCTGCTACGGCTACAACGCGTTCTGGCGGCGCGTCCTGCCGCTGCTCGCCCTCGATGCAGACGGCTTTGAGATCGAGACCCTCATGAATATTCGCGCGCTCCGCGCAGGGCTGAAGGTCGCCGAAGTGCCCAGCTTCGAAGCGCCCCGCATCCATGGCGAAGGGCGGCTGCGCGCGTTCCCAGACGGCTGGCGCGTGCTGAAGACCATCCTTCGCGAGCGGTTTTGCCCGACAGTAGATGTCCGACGGGTCGACCGCGTCTTCGGGAAGCGGGAACGCGCTCTGCTCGCGCAGGCGTGCGAAGCCGCTGCCGACCCGGGAACCACTCTCGCTGAAAGCAGGGCCAGCTCACCGCTGAAGCCGGCTGCTCCTGTCACCCGACCAGCCGCGTGA
- a CDS encoding response regulator transcription factor gives MPRDESAAAPRAPEGDRARVLIVDDQPRTRQALAQLLEDHPRLAVVGGAATAEEALAQVASLEPDVVLLELYLGGADGVAIIAEIRRLRPTAKVVVLTMSEDDNDLLRAVMAGASGYVIKSADISSLVTSLEWVVAGEAALSRALTARLVNRLRDAAFQLRAEGALERSVPRARLERLSPREREVLALITRGASNRQIARALGLSEHTVRTHVTNILAKLGLENRVQAAAAAIRLDFLSSAGSASSPSSSSEPAASPE, from the coding sequence ATGCCTCGAGATGAGAGCGCTGCTGCTCCGCGCGCGCCGGAGGGCGATCGCGCCCGGGTTCTCATCGTTGATGATCAGCCCCGCACGCGACAGGCGCTCGCTCAGCTCTTGGAAGACCATCCGCGGCTGGCGGTGGTGGGGGGCGCTGCGACTGCAGAAGAAGCGCTCGCGCAGGTCGCTTCCCTCGAACCGGATGTCGTCCTCCTTGAGCTGTATCTCGGGGGAGCCGACGGCGTGGCGATCATCGCCGAGATCCGCCGGCTGCGGCCGACAGCCAAAGTGGTCGTCCTGACAATGTCTGAGGACGACAACGACCTCCTCCGGGCAGTCATGGCGGGTGCCAGCGGCTATGTCATCAAGAGCGCGGACATCTCCTCGCTTGTCACTTCGCTCGAATGGGTCGTTGCCGGCGAAGCAGCGCTGTCGCGGGCGCTGACGGCTCGGCTCGTGAACCGCTTGCGCGATGCGGCGTTCCAGCTGCGCGCCGAGGGAGCGCTTGAACGGAGCGTGCCGCGCGCTCGGCTCGAACGCCTCTCGCCGCGGGAACGGGAGGTGCTGGCGCTGATTACGCGCGGCGCATCCAACCGTCAGATTGCGCGAGCGCTGGGGCTGTCGGAGCATACTGTCCGTACTCACGTCACCAATATCCTTGCCAAGCTCGGGCTTGAGAATCGCGTTCAGGCGGCGGCAGCAGCAATCCGACTCGACTTCCTCAGCAGCGCTGGATCCGCCAGCTCGCCGTCGTCCTCCTCGGAGCCAGCCGCTTCACCCGAGTGA
- a CDS encoding response regulator transcription factor, whose product MRLVLVDDHQLVRAGLAGLFREQKAFDVVGEASNCAEAIAKIRQARPDIVLLDLRLADCDSLDLLRQIRREFPAVRVVVLSDEIDDDQLVAVLVAGASGYIPKSTEFAALVKSLHGVAAGEVALSRALTTRLTLKLQQLQSVKTGSPPPPRPPDPLLERLSERERVILAYLAKGAANKEIARSLHISEHTVRTHVTNLLSKLGFTNRVQAAAFAVQNDCTLPETLRGT is encoded by the coding sequence GTGAGGCTCGTCCTCGTCGACGATCACCAGCTTGTTCGCGCGGGGCTTGCTGGCCTGTTCCGCGAGCAGAAGGCGTTCGATGTCGTCGGCGAGGCGTCAAACTGCGCTGAGGCGATCGCCAAGATACGCCAAGCCCGGCCAGATATCGTCCTTCTCGATCTTCGGCTCGCGGACTGCGACAGTCTCGACCTGCTCCGCCAAATCCGGCGGGAGTTTCCCGCTGTCCGGGTCGTTGTTCTCAGCGATGAGATCGACGACGATCAGCTCGTCGCCGTGCTCGTCGCGGGCGCCAGCGGCTACATTCCCAAGAGCACGGAGTTCGCCGCGCTGGTGAAGTCACTGCACGGCGTCGCCGCCGGCGAGGTCGCGCTCTCGCGGGCATTGACAACCCGCCTGACGCTCAAGCTTCAGCAACTGCAGAGCGTGAAAACCGGGTCGCCCCCGCCGCCGCGCCCGCCCGACCCCTTGTTGGAGCGGCTGAGCGAGCGTGAGCGCGTCATCCTTGCCTATCTCGCTAAGGGGGCAGCAAACAAGGAGATCGCCCGCAGCCTCCATATCTCCGAGCACACCGTCCGCACGCATGTGACGAACCTGCTCAGCAAGCTCGGGTTCACGAACCGGGTCCAAGCGGCGGCGTTCGCAGTCCAAAATGACTGCACCCTTCCGGAGACGCTGCGAGGCACCTAA